The following coding sequences lie in one Anguilla rostrata isolate EN2019 chromosome 8, ASM1855537v3, whole genome shotgun sequence genomic window:
- the LOC135261243 gene encoding beta-microseminoprotein E1-like produces MKYLALALLLCTQLHLLHGACFVPSLALSEDLSGCVDKDGTVHPFDSTWRTSDCLECTCNGCCETYARPVSFPKDCTMEFDNKNCKYKVFKKNDPTVPCPVFAEVGK; encoded by the exons ATG AAGTACCTAGCCCTGGCTTTGCTCCTGTGCACTCAGCTTCATCTTCTCCATGGTGCCTGTTTCGTCCCCTCGCTAGCGTTGAGTGAAG ATCTATCTGGCTGTGTAGACAAGGACGGTACAGTGCATCCCTTTGACTCAACCTGGAGAACCTCTGATTGTCTGGAATGTACCTGCAATGGGTGTTGTGAAAC GTATGCCAGACCCGTTTCCTTTCCTAAGGACTGCACAATGGAATTTGACAATAAAAATTGTAAATACAAGGTATTCAAGAAGAATGACCCCACAGTGCCATGTCCAGTCTTTGCCGAAGTTGGAAAGTGA